In the Rhododendron vialii isolate Sample 1 chromosome 2a, ASM3025357v1 genome, agagggaccaaattgaaattttatgcaaaccagagggattatttttaaaattttacattttactttcattttttgtaaataaaataaaaagaccataagtaatgtatttgataactgaattattttttattgggtaatcaaactatattgaaaattttatatttcattacacattacaaaaatattagaaaatgcacaaatcaaccccttagctaatgtctttgtatcatgttcttataatcttcttattgtttcacccaataaaaaaaatgtttaaaatctgtatttatttgttatatgagtgatcttatgagtaagtcccaaaataaatacacttatacccatattttaatgtatttgatctcttaatatttaatagtgttatattgcttaattaaacacaattacaagatttctaaatactactgaacaactttttctttttaatcatgtgaccaaaaaaaataacgatagtgaaaattcaattgaaaaaaaaaatacaagaccaagacaattaacataagggttgtttttcgaattttctcatattttttgtgatgtatataataaaaactttacaaaatttcaacatattttttattattcaatataaaatgagatgaaaaatatattatatatgatgtattttaaatttatgtataaaaacaaaagtaaaaaacaaaattatagaaatagtccctctagtttgcatgaaatctcaatttagtccctctgtgaggagaaatgacaattttatcctccaattccgtttgtttcattaaagcCGTAAGTGagagggacaaaattgagacagaatgcaaattataggactaaaagtaacacaattgatactagagggacgaaaatgaaaattcatgcaaactagagggaccatttataaaaaatttccaATAATTTATGCTTCCTTTAACagttttaaatttaaatatttattatTCCAGGTTTCTGGTGGAAAACAAGATGTTGCTTTGAGTTTTAGCATCCattgtttttcttcaattagtttcgtcctgtccaatcttggatatttttatgtcagaaatattttttttattggtgaaaagtgaaaacccaCAAAATGTGTAGGTTCTTTGATGCGACTTGAGCAAACCTTTGCCACACCAGTTCCTCTGCCTCGTATGAGTCAGTATCTCCTTGCCTCCTTGGTGGCACTTTTGTTTATCCTCTTCTTCACTCATTCGGCGAGCTATGTCGcgaatttgttttgatgattgGAACTATTCAATTTGTATAAATTGATTTGTTAGAAGATCATGCAAAAATTTCGATCGGATTTGTTATCTTGTAGTGTAAGCACACAAGGATTTGCTCTCTCTCAAGATCTTAGGTTTGAAACCTCTCGTGTGCTATTAACTTATTTGGAGTTAGTCCATGAACTTCGTTTTGGTATTAAACGGATCCTCTACTAGCAGACGACGTGATcccaagattagtcgagatTTGCATAAGTTAACTCGAACATATGGTTATAATAACAAAAATAGTGCAATCATATAGGAGTAATTTctttgtcccaaaatgtttattGGTCTGTATAACAAGAACTTAAGAAATGACatgtttttcaacaaaaattcaaacttttttcataaatagaaAGAATTCATTGATATCTActaaattgttgatttttttttttggaaaaatgaattatttttaagttctcctTTACAGAAaagacaaatattttgagactaagagagtataaaaaaaaatactaatttcaAACCATCCAAACTCACTTGAATAATTTACCCTAGCAATAAGGGGTGTGTGAcacggtggaggattttaagggtTATCTTGACGGAATGAGAAAGATGAAAGTATAACTGTTTTTGTGAGGGGTGGTGCTGTTCAATTTTCTGTTGGATGatcctcttttttctttacatGTTTTATGGTCTTTGTATCTTTTGCTCGTAAGCATTTGTGTTTAGTGAGTTTCCCTCTCGATGTATCATTTGCGAGCCAATAAAATCTTCGTTTTGccgagaaaagaagaagaaggaggagtgTGTGACAGTATTcgttcatttatttatttaattataattatCGTGGAGAATCATATCCTGGATAGCACTCACATAGCCGGACAACCAATAAAAGGGTTATTCCAGCaataagtctgttgacacaAACTTGTTGTACATAGATTTCACACAGATTTTTATGTGGAATTCActacgggtctcacaaaaacaatccaagtcattcattaaatgtaaaatattttttcaagtgtcCCTtgcgaaaaattagctcaatctgatacttataaatacttgatccaatcatttaacatttcattattctgaaaattgaataaaaagtttgatgattggatcaagtatctataggtatcggattgagcttatttttcgtAACAGcccttgaaaaactgttttacatttaatgaacggattagattatttgtgtgagacccgtaatAGACtctgcacaaaaatctgtacaaGATCTATTACCTATTTATCTGTGTGTATAGCGCAGTTCTCTCATTCCAGTCAGATGGGAAAGCGCGTTGCGTAGCGTAGCGTACGGCGAAAAGAAAGACCAGGACCAACGATAAAAATTATTGGGCCTTATTGCAATACCAATAGGAGATCTCAGTAATTCAAACGTATTTTGAACAATTCAAATTTATTCCCTCTCACTCTCCTCACCCGAccactttttctcctttttttttttcaaaatctggaCCGTTTAAAACACGAATTGTTAAAGACACCGCGTATATGGTATCCGCACGatacccaaaaacttctcacGACCAACGCACAAACAAACCGTCCAGGGAAGGAATCATCATATGCTTTGGGTTTCTAACACAGAATATTCCTCCCTCAAAATGGATACATGGGCCCCACTATGGTTTTCCCACGTGTTTTTCTCGAGATAGCCTTTATGGCGTGGACCAATGAGCACTGGGCACAGCTTCGTTTGGGCGCGTGAACGACACGCCTCAAGCCCCCCTCTCGGATTGGTTTTCCCCCCGCATAtcgtggtgtttttttttttttttataagtccCGCAGATCGTGTTCGGATATAAAATTTCACGagaaatgatacacccaccgcaAGGGTGTGGGGTCCATTTCAGGACCGGCACGGATAATTCGAGCcactcaataatttaaaaaagaaaaatcaagtgaGTCTGCGCAGAAATCATCTTAATCCGATATGTCTAGGTGTTCGTTTCAATCTTCCATTcgtgaacggctcagatcatctgatttttgaaagtttggatcaagcatctacacatatcggattgagacgATTTCCGCTTAggcccactcagtttttttataaaaaaaatattgagtagctcggatcatccgtgcggggTCCGAAGTGGGCCCCCCACGTGTGCGGTGGGCGTGCAGTGGGTATATCATTAACGAAATTTCACAACAGAAACTAGGGACACATCATTTAGTGTATAGTGCACCAAATAAACATCACGTTTCGTGAGATTCATTCTGGGGTCTCATACAAATGCTTTGAGccgctttattttttttaaaatattttaaaagccgGGCTCTAAAAGAAAGTATTTATCTACTCGGCAATTTTTCTGGAAATGCACCCTTGCAGTTGtctgtttttcaatcatttgtcGAACCTAGCTTACATTAATCTTTTTGAGACGGAAAAGGAAAATGTTACAGTTTAAAGGATGCAGTGGCAGCTCTACAAAACTTATAGCACAGTATTCGAAAATTATCATAACTTTACTAGCTCTATTAACCAAGAATACATACacaaaatctcattttttatgATAAATTGTGTGGCCAAAAAATTATAACCTTCATTCCCAAAAGATTTTCCACTATGCAAATTGAGAACTTAAAGTAACATATAtttgtctaaaaaaaaaatatcaaactttAGTTCAGTTCTTGTATGGCTAGTGGATAAACTTTTGGGAATGGATGGAATAACATTTTACATTTCTCCAAGACAAGTTTTTATAATTTGGGCCAATATTCAATCGGCGTATTAATCTATTACTAATATACTATGAGAAGAAATTATGCTGAATAGATTGGGACGAACCTTTATGAAGatctatttttcttattttgtcccTATTTTCTATCATAGTGTTGGATTCTAAGAAAAATTGTCAAGTTTACAAGGTTGAATATCTTTTAAACTTGTccataattggagagagagaatttcttTTAAGCTTGTCCATAATTAGAGAGAGAGTACATCATTTCTCTATCTTTTCTAAGTTTCTTTATGATGAGGGAAAACAATTTGATTATTATCGTTAGTTTGCAGCAAAATAATATAGCGGAAACTCAACCATATATATTTATTAATCAAGTGGTGAGTGGTTTGTGAGTCCTTCTCGGCTACACAGCAATAATAAAAAACTGCATGTTTTAAAGTTCAATTCGTTGAGATGAGAACATTGATCACGTCGAAAATTAAATTGATcgatatgatttcgaaatacattaatattttgttttaaaaagaaGTGTGCAACACATGATTGAAAATCGATTCGACACAAATTTAAAGTTTAAAGCATttcgaaatcacataaaacGATATCTGATCAACTTGAATTTCGACAAAGTCAATATTCCCGGCGAGttctaaaaattaaataatttcgATCATTTTTGTGGATCCGGAAAAAACtcacaaatgatccaaactgGAGGGGAGGTTGACATTAGGCTTCAATTGTGTCGAGGACAATAGTACTAGATTAAAAGTACTACAAGTGACTGTAAGAATAACTCGGGACGATGGAGAATATTTCGACTCCAACAAACATTCCTGTTCGTTCAGACCATGAAACGTGAGAAACCGTTTTTTACCCACACGCGCCTGGAACCGCCGTGGGGATCATTTTCACCTGGGCACCGTTGacgccccccccccctcctcctctctctcaggAAACCCTAAAGACAGAcggggagagagggggagagagagagagaaagagagataaaaGCCCCTTGGAATAATTGCCTGCCAGTTCCTCTGGCCGCCATCAATacagagtctctctctctctctcatcgaaTCTCGTCCGCCCGAGCGTAAGCCGATTCCTCTGTCCTTTTCATGCTCCCCTGTTTCTCCTGTCCCCACCTTCTCCTCATTCCTTAAAAGCCTTTTCTCACAGGTTATAGAGTCAGAAAGTCTCCATTCCTCCTTTTACATTCGCTTTTTTaaggaatttttttgggttagtctctctctccctctgatATAGATTGAATTTGTGAGCAGTGCTGTTGTTATTAGTTCCATAATCAAAGATattctcttctcctttttttttttgttttgggggcTAATTATTAGTTTAGTGATGGGAAAACCAACtggaaaaaagaacaaacaaaccgaaccgaaacctAACGAAGCAAACGCCGGGAAACACGGCAAAACCTCGAAGGCGTTCGACGAGGACACGGCCGTGTTCGTCAACATGTCACAGGAGCTAAAAGAGGAGGGCAACAAGCTGTTCCAGAAGCGCGACCACGAGGGCGCCATGTTGAAGTACGAAAAGGCCCTCAAGCTCCTGCCCCGGAGCCACATCGACGTGGCCTACCTGCGCAGCAACATGGCCGCCTGCTACATGCAGATGGGCCTCGGCGAGTACCCGAGAGCGATCCACGAGTGCAACCTTGCGTTGGAAGTGACCCCTAAGTATAGCAAGGCGCTGTTGAAGCGGGCCAGGTGTTACGAGGGTCTGAACAGGCTTGATTTTGCAATGAGGGATGTTAATCATGTCCTGAGTATCGAGCCAAATAATTTGACCGCGTTGGAGATAGGGGAGAGCGTGAGGAAGGGGATTGAGGAGAGGGGCGGTGTTAGTGTTGTTGAGGATAAGGAGGTTGTTTTGCCCTATGTGGAGCCTCCTGTGAAGCCGACGTGGAAGAGCGTGAGGGAgaaggtgaaaaagaagaaggggagTAAATTGGGCAGGTCGGAAAGCGGGAAGCGTGTTGAGGAAAGGGGAAAAGATGTGGGAATGGAGGAGAAgaaggcggaggaggaggagaagaaggcgGAGGAGGTGAAGGAGGTGAAGGTGGTtgtggaggaggagaagaggagCGTGAAGGAAGAGAAAGCGGTGACAAGGACGGTGAAATTGGTGTTTGGGGAGGATATAAGGTGGGCTCAGCTGCCAGTTAATTGCGATGTTCGGCTGGTGAGGGATGTGGTTAAGGATAGGTTTCCTAATATGAAGGGTGTGCTTATCAAGTACAGGGATGGAGAAGGTGATTTGGTTACCATCACCACAACTGATGAGCTGAGGTTGGCTGAAGCATCTGGTGATCAACAGGGTTCTCTCAGGTTCTATGTTGTCGATGTTAGTCCTGATAAAGACCCGCTTCACGAGGAGGAGTTGGAAAAAATCAGCAGTGGTTCAGGAAATGTTTATGAAAATGGGTACGTCGGGAAATATAGGGTAACAGAGGAGGGAACAAACTGTATTGATGATTGGATCGTCCAGTTTGCTCGGCTGTTCAAGAATCATGTGGGATTTGATTCGGATTCGTATTTGGATCTTCATGAGCTTGGGATGAAGCTATATTCGGAAGCGATGGAGGACACTGTTACCGGTGAAGATGCACAAGAACTATTTGAAATCGCAGGGGAGAAGTTCCAAGAGATGGCGGCTTTGGCCTTGTTCAACTGGGGAAATGTTCACATGTCTAGAGCTAGGAAACGGGTGTTTCTGACAGAAGATGGTTCTAGGGAAACAGTACTAGCACAAGTGAAGAGTGCATTTGAATGGGCAAAGAAGGAATACGTTAAGGCAGGAAAGCGCTATCAGGACGCTGTGCAAATCAAACCAGACTTTTATGAAGGCCTGCTTGCACTGGGGCAGCAGCAGTTTGAACAAGCAAAGCTCTTGTGGTACTATGCAATTGGAGGCGGGGTTGATTTGGAGACGGGGTCTGCGTCCGAGATCCTAGAGCTTTATAATAAAGCCGAAGATAGCATGGAGAGAGGTATGCAAATGTGGGAGGAGATGGAAGAACAGCGTCTTAATGGGCTCTCCAAATCGGAGAAATACAAAGCTGATTTGCAGAAAATGGGTTTGGATGGGCTATTTAAAGATGTGTCTGCTGATGAAGCTACGGAGCAGGCTGCAAATATGAAGTCTCAAATATACATCTTATGGGGTACTTTGCTTTACGAGCGTTCAATTGTGGAATATAAGTTGGTATTGCCAACTTGGGAAGAATGTCTGGAGGTTGCTGTTGAGAAGTTTGAACTTGCTGGAGCATCTCCAACGGATGTAGCTGTGATGATAAAGAACCATTGTTCCAATGACTCTGCAGTGGATGGTAAAACAAAATCTATTGGAATTGGATCATTTTGAGAACTTTTTAACAAACTTTATTTGTATGTCAGAATTGCTAATATTGCCCCCTTTTGCCTTTTGTAGGTCTTGGATTTAAAATTGATGAAATAGTAATGGCATGGAATGAGATGTATGATGCGAAAAGGTGGCAGACTGGCGTTCCATCTTTCCGGCTTGAACCATTGTTTCGTCGGAGAGTTCCAAAACTACATTCTATGTTGGAGCATATTTAATTGCTTTGTTCACAACTGGAGATTTTTCTATGCCAGTAAAGAAAGTATCAGGATTGTTTCTTGGTTTGGTAGTCAGACAGCTATGGGGTTACGGGTTACCAAGTATGATAGGTATGCCCATTAACTTTTCTTCTGGTTTAGTGAATTACTTACTTTGTGAAGAGTCAATTCTCTATAACACTTGGGGTTGGGTTGGGGTGCAGCATATCGATGACAGAACTGAAAAACATTTGATGCTACGCGTTTTCTAAGATTTATTATGATGTCAAGCTCTAGTATCTAGCTAAACATAACATTTAAAAGGCCAGTGGTGTAATGGGAACTCTGTATTTTGTAATTGCAATTCGTATCTTAGCAAAACACTATTGCAATTCTATCATCATTAGAAGCTTAAACAGGACATATGCCATTGGTTTAGAATGCAGGTATCTTTCACCATGCTAAGTTTATTAATAGTCGTAAATTACTTCTACACAATTTTCTATGCACATGTCAGTATCCAGATTCTGATGATTCTATGTGACATCAACCTGGAATGAGTGGAATCTCTTCCTAGTGTTGACAACTCTCATCCAAGGGGAGAGCAAGTTAGAAGCCATTTGGTGCTCAAAAGAATACTTGAACGCAAATCTCGACAAGAAGCAACCCCTGTTAAGTTATGCTGTTAGATAGATAGAATATATGCAGATCTTAGTGGCAGGGAGCTTCCAAAGTGGATGCGCTCCTGAGTATGGACTAAGGAGGATGCTCCCATCTCGCACCTATTGAGATGGGAGCGTGCTCCTAAATATGATGGGGGCTCAAGGAAGAAATTCGGACTTCTCTTTGCAAACTCATCCggtgaagaagaaaaagagaaaacaagcGAGAGATTTAGGACTCTCATCTCGTATTGACGTATGTATGTGTTCAATCCataaatttgatataaaaacTATATTGGGCCATCTTTTCTCACTCATGTATATATGTTATAAATACCTAATATACACACTCCTTTCGGCACTCCCAACTTTTGATCTTCTACATATGCCTGCTCCGCTTCATGCAACTATGATGCATTTTACTCCAGGTTATGGCATGATTTGTGTGGAATTAGCCTAGTGGTTTTGAGATTATTTGTTGATTGTACCTAGTGATGAATATTAGGATCATAATTTGGGTATTAGGTTGTTCTAGCTTTTAAAACTGAACATCTGGATAAAGTGGTAGCCACGAATAGGAGAGCTCAGTGGGGAATCAGCAGATTTGACCAGTACAAGCTTATAGGGATGTAGTGCTAAAGGTTCTAACCTTCTGAAACCACGTAATGAATCTTATTTCCCATGAAAGATAAGTTGGGAAAACAACCTGTCATATATTGCCCTTTTGTCTCAAATTCTGGGCTTTCTCTAGAGTAGATATGAGATTCCTGTCATAATGAGATCAAGAAACTGATGCAGTTATGCTCCAATCTTGTTTGTAGCAGTAATTTCCATTATTAAGGGTCAGCTCATGGACTCATGTTTGGCATGTTTAAATCATGGTAATTGTGTTAAATACTGCTGGGTGGTTGAGTAGATGCAACATTCTTCGTCTTCTCGAGGTGTTTAAAGTTGTGCTTCATTAAACTTAATTCTTGGCCCTAATTTGGCTGAGCAACCTTGTGTTTCTCATGCAtctatgaactttttttttggtaagtaatttcATTTCACCAAAAGCAAGGAAGCTACAAAAGACTACGGGGCATCTCttgaacaaacaaaacaagaagcaAAAACCACCTATACAGGAGCTCTATCAACAATTGTTAATCCTGAATATTTTCAAATCAAGTAACCAATCATAGGATACATATCATGTATCGtaggtttttaacaactatggtCTCAAGTAAGAATCAGACGACACTAATTCCCATAAatctttttttgtaaaattcctGGAAACCGGATAAGTTCAGCAGCTCTTTGTGACTTCCCACTGGTTAAGTTGTTAGATAGTTCTACTATTTTCTATTTGCCACTTTAACTCTGGGAATTTTTTCAGAAATTGCACCAACACAGGCACATTACCATTTCCCGTGTACCAGCAATTGAATCAGACACAtgtccatttctttctttatcgTGGGAGAAAACACACAGACACAGCCATGacttctttccttttatttttagcTCTTTGCTTGATGAAATAGTGGGGGTTTAACTTGGTCTCCGGTTTAGCAAGGTTCTCATGTAGTCATTTAACCAGCAAAAGGACTTCTATCCTACTCTGCCCTTGGATGAGTTATTGTCGTTTGGACGACATTGTAGGTTCGATGTCATTTTGTGATCAGACCTTGTTCACTTTTATGTTGCTTGGTCTTTCTCCTAAGGATTGATCTTTGTTTAAAAGTGGCAGTTACTTTATTCAAAAAGGCCCTTGCCGATTAAGAAAAATAAGGTGATGTCCGTGTTAAGCTTCAtgtttgctttttttctttttttggattttaaaccTAAGTATTCTCTGCGTGATACCCTTAAATCCAGCTTGTGGTGGCTCTGTCAGTTTCTCACATCAAATTGTTAAGCAGTTTTGCGCATTGAGTATACTGCATCCATACTATTAGTATGTGTACATGAATTCTAAATTTTATGTTTTGCGATAGTCTCCACTCTGTTTGGATAGGTTTTCAAAAACCATTCTTCAGAAAACTTGTGTGTTTATCAGAATTTcgaaaaattagtttggttaAAAAGatttatatttaattttgagaaaaactccaaaaataattttcagaaaCTAATATCTTCGCAAACCCAAATAAGAAACTATGAAACCAATGAATTGTTGTGTTTGTAATAACTTTTTTTCTGAAAAGTTTTCTGTGAAATTGATTCCTAAAGCTAAAAGTTGATTCACGGAGGCAACTCCAGGAAATAATTTCCTCTGAGTTCCTGTAGCGCCATTTTCCTTACGAGGTCATGGAGTAAGGATCTTTCTGGatgaaacttcaagaaaacaTTCCTTTTGCTGGACCTCTCTTATGGTAGCATTCCGATTAAATTTCATGCGTTTGTTTATCTGCATGTCTCGGCTTAAtaacatgaaaaacattttgtCGCCACAAATCTTCGGAGAACTTTCTCTTGCATTTTCCATTCACATCATTTATGTCATTGTCATCTATGTTGGTGATGAAATAACATGCCGCTACTGATTGAAacatatttcttttctttctaatATTGCAGGTTTTCTTTGTGGATTGTTGTGTTCACTGGATGGTGATATTTTTGCAAGTAAAGATATACACAATTTGTTGATGCTGGTTTCTTTTACCATATCATGAAGGTATACAGAGTTGGTTTTGGAATAGGAGTgaatttttcttccttttgattGGCTGCAAAGCTATATATCATTTTTCCTCATGTGTGGTTGTATTCTCCTGTTTTTTGGGGTCATATTTTCTCAGACACATGAAAAAGCAGGACTCTTGTTCTTTTCTGTCATGTTGTTCACAATTTGAGGTTGTGTGTAAATGATTGGTTTTGTAACATCATCGAATGATTATGTGGTGGTAATttttgttgtattcattttctttttttacttgcCTGTTCACAAACTTCTGTTCGGGTTCATTCTTAATCGGAAAGTGACGGTCTACTTGATGGGTTTCACGTTCGTTTTCCGCCGCCTTGTGTGTATTCATTGTGGATCTTGACACCCCATCTGGTTTCATGAATTTGAGTTTCTTACCATACCTCGTTGAGTTATTGAAAGGGGTTCCGACATCCCGTAGAACTTGACTGGTCTTGCTTCCTAAGATTTATCGTTGCAGTGGGCTCTTTGTAGCTGTTTGGCTGATGAGAATTCTTTTTTTACTTGCTTGACCCTGGATTCTGGTgacttttttttctccatttctcaTATGGGGGAACAATTATTCAACGCTTTTGGAGCAAGGCCATGGGTCAATCCAATAGTGTTGTGACCGATAAATACTGTGGAACCCATATTTTTTGTGTTGGTATTTATTTAAGGGACAAACTGCCAAGAGCACTCAATGACATCTCACTTATGGCGACGCTCTGCTAACCAGTGTTATAGCCTTTCCACAGTAAATTTACCTTCACAATTCTCTTTTTGCCTCTTATTATTGCACTTTGTTTGGTAAAAAATGGTAAAAATGCCTCTTAGTTGTCCCCCATGGAAGTTGTCGTAACTTTGGGATTCATTTATTTGATTGGACTAATAGTAAACTGTACAATTCCATATTATTAATATCAAAGTAAGCGAAAGAATTAATAATGTCACTCCCCCATGGTAAtgtctttctcattttttccgTGGGCTATAAAATCTAAGGACATTTAATCTGGACTTTATAAAATTTAACCAAACTCCGAATGCATGTATATTTCTTTTGAATGTATCGTTCAATCAAATGGATTCTTGGAGGCCAAAAGGTGACGATGAATAATTCAGACCTTGTATTTCGGTAATTTCCCGCCTTAGTTGAAGACCTGGAAAGGTGATTTCGAAAGTGAGAGTAACTTTTGAAGAGATATTTCTTCCAAGGAAGAAGCTAGTGATGAGAGGTGAATCATCATAAATATTTTTAGGCATGACATGCCATCATCTCTCTTCTTGGTTTGCGAGATGAACTAAATGTAATGAAGTCAAATTCCACAGAAGTGAGCAAAATGCACTGAATTCAAATCCCAAGGGACGTGAGAAAATATAGCGACCAATTTTAACTTGAGATGAACAAAGCGGAGCACTAAACTTACGTTGATGTCACTCGTGATTTTATCAACGGATAAATCTAAATCAAATTAAGAAAAGGAACAATGCGGTTTGGATGCCCATATAAACTTTCTCCTCATTAATCGTCAACTTCTAGAAGCTCAACAAACTGGCAAgtcttttcatttgttttatcGTCCCTATTTGTTTATTGTTGAATGTTTGGAGttaaaaaggaaacaaagtAGATCAGATGGGTGGGTGGGTGATTTTCTCCCCTCCGCAGCGTTGGATTTTGGGGGTGTGTGAGGCAAAGGGTGTGGTGTGGGTGGGTGATTTTCTCCCCTCCGCAGCGTTGGATTTTGCTGCTGCTACTCATAAGGCGACGAAGCTGCTGCTACTGATTGATCATCACAAAGAGGTATTCAGCTCAGCTGATGTTTCTTGTAGTGGTGGTGTGATAGTGGTCTTTGCCGCAATGGTTTTTGAATATTTGATGCTGCTGCTACTAACGAGGTGGTGATGCTGCTCCTGGGTTTGTTTATGCTTCT is a window encoding:
- the LOC131317747 gene encoding protein PHOX1-like, whose protein sequence is MGKPTGKKNKQTEPKPNEANAGKHGKTSKAFDEDTAVFVNMSQELKEEGNKLFQKRDHEGAMLKYEKALKLLPRSHIDVAYLRSNMAACYMQMGLGEYPRAIHECNLALEVTPKYSKALLKRARCYEGLNRLDFAMRDVNHVLSIEPNNLTALEIGESVRKGIEERGGVSVVEDKEVVLPYVEPPVKPTWKSVREKVKKKKGSKLGRSESGKRVEERGKDVGMEEKKAEEEEKKAEEVKEVKVVVEEEKRSVKEEKAVTRTVKLVFGEDIRWAQLPVNCDVRLVRDVVKDRFPNMKGVLIKYRDGEGDLVTITTTDELRLAEASGDQQGSLRFYVVDVSPDKDPLHEEELEKISSGSGNVYENGYVGKYRVTEEGTNCIDDWIVQFARLFKNHVGFDSDSYLDLHELGMKLYSEAMEDTVTGEDAQELFEIAGEKFQEMAALALFNWGNVHMSRARKRVFLTEDGSRETVLAQVKSAFEWAKKEYVKAGKRYQDAVQIKPDFYEGLLALGQQQFEQAKLLWYYAIGGGVDLETGSASEILELYNKAEDSMERGMQMWEEMEEQRLNGLSKSEKYKADLQKMGLDGLFKDVSADEATEQAANMKSQIYILWGTLLYERSIVEYKLVLPTWEECLEVAVEKFELAGASPTDVAVMIKNHCSNDSAVDGLGFKIDEIVMAWNEMYDAKRWQTGVPSFRLEPLFRRRVPKLHSMLEHI